Genomic window (Pseudomonas hydrolytica):
AAGACCTGCTGGGTGAGATTCAGGAGAGCTTTCTCGACGGCGAGGGCGAGCTGCCTGCGGTAGGCGAGATCGCTCCGCTATTCGCCGGCCGCGTCGACGAAGCGGTGCTCTACTGCGTGCGCGCGGCGCTGCAGGCCGAGTTCGAGCTGTGAGTCGGCGTGCCGGAATGGTGCTGGCGGCACGGCGATGACGCAGCTAAGGTGTGGGGCAGACCGCCACTGAACGAGGTAACGGTGCGCACTTATCACGCCTGGCTAGATGACGTTCGCCCCAGCCCCTATGCCGACCAGCTCAGCCTGGGGTTCCGTTGGTTGCGCTTCTCCCGTGTACTGGAGCGCGAATACCGCACCCATTTACTGGACGAGAGCTTCGAGCTCAAGCGCATCGCGCTCAGCACGGCGATGGTCATCTGGCTGGCCCTTGCCGCGCTGGACCTGATGCTGGTGCAGCCGCCCCATCTGGGGTGGATTCTGGCCGTGCGCGTGCTGGTACTGGTCATTCTGGTGGGCTGTGGCGGCCTGATCCTGCAGCGCCGGTACATCCGCCTGCTCTTGCCGCTGAGCATGGCCTGCATCCTCGCCCTGGGTATTGGGGCTGCGGTGATCGTCGGCATCGCCCATGACGCCGACCCCAGCTATCCGTACGAGGGGCTGCTGCTGGTGAGCATGGCCGCCTATTTCCTCGTCGGCCTGCGCCTGAGCGAGGCGCTCGGCTGTGCCCTGGCGGTACTGCTGGCCTACATCGGCGCCGAGTGGCTTGCTGGCCTGCCGCTACCGCGGTTGATCAACAATGTGCTGTTCCTGCTGTTCGGCAACCTGATCGGGGCGGTGGGCTGCTACCTGCTCGAATACAAGTCGCGCGAGTACTTTCTCATCAGCCGGCTGATGCGCCTGCTGGCCGACCGCGACAGCCTCACCGGCCTGCACAACCGGCGCAGCTTCAACCGCCAGTTCGAGCGTCTGTGGCGCCAGGCGCAGCGCGATGGGCAGTCGCTGGCACTGCTGCTCTGCGACATCGACCACTTCAAGGCTTACAACGATCACTATGGCCATCAGGCCGGTGACACCGCGCTGCAGCGGGTGGGGGCGCTGATCGAGCAGGCCGCCCGGCGCCCGCTGGACATGGGGGTGCGTCTGGGCGGCGAGGAGTTTGCCCTGCTGTTGTTCGATATCGGTCCCGACGAGGCCAGGCAGCGCGCCGAGGCGTTGCGTCAGGCACTGGAGGCGGCCGGGATTCCGCACCAGAGTTCCGACAGTGCAGCGGTGCTGACCATGTCCATCGGCGTCGCCTGCCTCAGCCCCGGCACCGAGGGCGAGTTGAGCCAGATCTACGAGCAGGCGGACCGTGCCCTGTACGAGGCCAAGGCGTTCGGGCGTAACCAGGTGGCGGCCTGACGCCATCGCGTTCGTGAGCGGGACGTAACGGGGCGTCTTGGTCGCATCCTGAAACGCTCGGCCACAATCTGGGCTTGCTCTATGCAAAGGGTTATGGCTAGCTACCTAATAATTAGTTTTTGACCTTTGTATGAGTCCGCTTGCCCATGTCCTACCCCGATCAACACCGCTTCGCCATGCAAGTCGCCCAACTCTCCCGTGCCTGGCGCTCCGAACTCGACCGGCGCCTGGTCGGCCTCGGCCTGTCCCAGGCGCGCTGGCTGGTGCTGCTGCACCTGGCGCGATTCACCGAGATGCCGACCCAGCGCGAATTGGCGCAGAGCGTGGGGGTCGAAGGGCCTACCCTAGCGCGGTTGCTCGACAGTCTCGAGACTCAGGGGCTGGTGACGCGCGTCGCCGTGCCGGAGGACCGCCGGGCCAAGAAGATCGCCCTGCAGCCCAAGGCGCAGCCGCTGATCGAGAAGATCGAGGCGATCTCCACCCAGCTGCGTCAGGAAGTGTTCGCCGGCATCGACGAGGAAGATCTGCGGCGCTGTCAGCAGGTACACGCCAGGGTGTTGGGCAACCTGCTGAAGTAACTTCACCTTAGCGATGTCAATTTTTCGGCCGGTTCTCGGTCGTTCGTCTTTTTTCGTCCAAATTTTGACTGTCAAGCCTTGATGGCATTATGACTTCATCGGCAAACTAGCGACCAGTCCGCTACTTTGTGAATTAGTAGCCATAATGCAATACGAGCCGGCCCCGACAGGGACTTCGTCACCGCGCTCGGCCCTTTGTTCAGGGCGCCAGCCTCCCGGCCATGGGATGCTCATACAGGAAGTTGAGGAGGCGGCGTTCGAGCCTGGAAAACCCTGGAGGTCACATGGCTCGGGTGCGTCAGTTGATGTTGGGTTTGGCGTCGGGTTCTGCGCTCTATTCGGGCATGGCGCCGGCGCTCGGGTTGGGTGAGATCACCCTGCATTCGGCGTTGAATCAGCCTTTCGAAGCCGAGATCGAGTTGCTTGAGGTCGGCGATCTCGGTGCGCAGGATCTGCGCGTGGGACTGGCACCGGCCGAAGTCTTCAGTCGCTCGGGTGTCGAGCGCTTCTATTTTCTCAACGACCTGCGTTTCACGCCCTTGCTGCGCGGCACGCGCAGCGTGATCCGGGTGGTTTCCAGTCGCCCGGTACGTGAGCCCTATCTGAATTTCATCGTCGAAGTGGCGCGCCCGGGTGGTCAGCTGCTGCGCGAGTACACCGTGCTGCTCGATCCGCCGGGCTCGTCTGCCTACACCGCCGTGGCGGCCTCCAATGCAGCGGCGCCCACGCAGTCAAGCAGTGCTGCAGCGCCGGCTGCTGCTCCGGTCAGAAGCGTCACTGCCCCCAGCGCTGCGCAAGGGCATCGCCATCAGGTGGTTCGTGGCGACAGCCTGTGGTCGATTGCGGCTCGACTCCGCGAGCAGGGCAGTACGCTGTCGCAGCAGGCGCTGATGGAGGGCATCCTCGCCCTCAATCCGAGCGCCTTCGCGGGGGGCGATCCCAGCCGCCTGCAGGCCGGCGCACAGCTGTTGCTGCCCGATGCCGCCCGTGCGAGCGCTGCAGCCCCGGTTGCCGCCCAAGCCCCTGCCGCGGCGGAGCCGGTGGTCGAGCCTGCAAGTGCACCGCTGGCGGCGCAGGAATCGACTCCAGAACAGACGGAAAGCCTGCAGCAGTTGCTTGAGAGACAGCGCCAGGTCGATCTGGAGCTGGCCAACCAGGCCGCCGAGAACCTGCAGCTGCAGCAGGGCCTGGCGCAACTGCAACTGCAGCTGCAGCAACTGCAGGAACAACTGGTACAGAAGGACGCGCAACTGGCCGAGCTGACGCAGCAGAGCAGCGCCGCAGCACCGGCGCAACCGCCTGCTGTCGTCACCGAACCCGTTTCGCAGCCCGCGGCCGCCGAGCGTAGCGGATTCTCCCTGTTGCTGGCCGGGGGCGTGGCGTTGTTGCTGTTGTTGCTCGGCGCCATGCTCTGGGCCGCGCGCCGACGCGACAAGGCCGGGCCGGTGGTTCAGGTGCAGCCCAAGGCGCAGCGACAGGCCCCGGCACCCCAGGCGCGGGCCGCGGCCGTTGCGACGCCTGAGTCGGAGTCGGAACCTGAGCCGGTGGCGGTGGTTGCGCCTGTTGCCAGGCCGGCGCCCGCTGTGCAGCGGGCGCCGGGTCCGGTCGATCCGCTGGAGGCGGCCAATGTCTACATCGCCTATGGCCGCATCAACGAGGCGCGTGGCGAGCTGAGCAAGGCGCTGACCCTGGAGCCGCAGCGCAGCGATCTGCGTTTCCGCCTGCTGGAGGTGCTGGCGCAGCTCGGCGATGGCGCAGGCTTTGCCCGCGAGGAGGCCGTGCTGCGTGCCGAAGGCTTCGACGAGGCGCGCATCGATGCGCTCAAGGCTCGCCATCCCGGCTTGCACCATGCGGAGCCGTTCCAGGCCAGCGAGCCCGAGGTGCAGCAGCCATTGGCCCAGGCGCAGCCCGTTGCCGAGCCCGATTTCCAGCTCAACCTCGACGACCTGTCGCTGGATGCCGACTGGGACCTGGTCAGCCCGTTCCCTGCGGCGCGCAGCAAGCCCAAGGCCGCTGCCCAGCCCGAGTTCGATCCGTCTTTCTCCAGCAATCTGCAGGAGTTGCCGGAGGTGTTCGAGATGCCCGACGAAGGCGGTGGTCTCAGCGCCTTCGGCGAGATGGAGATGGTGCTCACGGATGAGGCGCTGGACGACAACTTCCTCGACGCCTTCGCCGGTGAAGCCGATGCCACCGCGGCCCTGCAGGGTGACATCGACCAGTTGGCGGGCAATCCCCAGCACATGGCCAAGCTCAACCAGGCTCTGGCCTACATCCAGCAGGGCGATCTGGCCACTGCCTGCGACATCCTCAACGAAGTGATCGATCAGGGTGATGACGAGCAGAAGCGGGCCGCGCGCCAGCTCCTCGCAGAAATCGCCTGACCGCGGTCGCCGAGCCCTTCACCCAGGCCGCGCCATGCGCGGCCTGGGCGTTTCAGGCGGGCTGAGCTTTCGGCCGGCAGCCTCAGAAACTCTTGCCGAGGTTGAGATACAGCGCCTTTTCCCGCTCGTCGTTGAAGCCATAGCTGAAGTTCAGCGGTCCCAGCGGCGTGTCCAGGCCGAGGAAGATGCTCGCCGCGTTGATGTAGCCGCTGTCGAAGGCATTGTCGTTGTTCCAGGCCCGGCCGCGTTCCAGCGACATGCCCAGGTACAGGGGGAAGTCCAGCGGCAGCAGAGAACGCTGGGTCAGTCGGCGGTAATAGACCATTCGCGCCAGGGCCACGTTCTGACCGCTCAGCGCGTCCTGGCGAAAGCCTGACAGCTCCTGCGCACCGCCGAGGACGAAGCCCGAGGTGACGACATCCGCCTCGTCCAGGGTGCGTCCGTAGCGACCGCCCAGCACCCAGGTATTGGCCTCTACGCTGAACACCTTGCTCAGTTCCAGCTGCCATTGGCGGTACTCGTCGTCCGCGCCCAGGCCGCTGTCGTACTGGCGCAGCAACAGACCGATGTCTTCACCGCGGCGTGGGAAGTCGAGGTTGTCGAGGGTGTCGAAGGAGTACTTCAGCTCGTAGTAGCCCTCGCTGAAACTGAAGCTGGGCAGATCGCGCTCGCCCACGCGCACGTCCGCCTCGCCCCATGCCTGGCCGATGCCGAAGCGGATCTCGCCGTTGTTGGCGATCTGCCGGCCGAGGTTGAGGCCGTAGCCGTAGCGCTCCAGGCGGTACTCGGCGATGGGGTCGTTGTCCACTATGGCTTCGATGTTCTGCGCCTCACCGAACAGATAGGGCGCGGCGAAGTAGCGCGAACCGGCGTCCAGCGGCTGATAGAACTCGCTGTACAGCTCCTGACGGTCGCCGAGCTGCAGGCGAGTCAGCCATTCGGCTCCCAGTTCGTTGATGCCGTTGACGCGGTAACTGGCGCCAATGTTGAAAGTGCTGTCGCCGCGCATGTCATCGGACAGGTTCAGGCCCAGGCGCAGGTAGTCGGTGCCGGTGCGCTTGCCGCGCGCATCGATCACCAGCGCACTGCCGCGTTCATCCAGCGGCGCCACGCGATACTGCACGCGCTCGAAGTAATCCAGGCCGTACAGCGTGCCCATGTCTTTCTGCAGTCGCTCCACATCCAGCGGCTCGTCCAGTGGCTGACGGATGTGCCGGCGGATCACCGCATCTCCGACCTTGGAGTCGTTCTCCACGCGGATTTCCCGGATCACCGGCGTGCGCTGCTCGCGCGAGCGCGCCATGGCCAGCGCCGGGCTGCCGGCCGTGCTGCTCTGCAGGCGCGCCAGACGCTCGGCCTGGATCTGCGTGGCCCGGTAGCCGGCCTCGATCATCTGCTCGGCACGGTCGAAGTCGGCCACGCCGAAGCCCGCCAGCGGCGGCTGGATCAGCACGTCGTCGGTCTCCAGCGTGCCGAGCTGTGCCTCGGAGTTCTTGCGCATCATCAGGTTGATCGACTGGTTCATCACGTCGACCACGGTGAGCAGGTCCTTGGCTGGTTTCAGCGGCATGCCGAGGTCGACCACTATGACCCGATCCACCCCCATCTGCCGCGCCACGTCGATCGGCACGTTGTTGACCATGCCGCCGTCCACCAGCAGACGGCCGTCCAGCTCCACCGGGGCGAACACCGCGGGGATCGACATGCTGGCGCGCATCACCTGGGGCAGGTGGCCGGTGCGCATGATCACCTGCTCGCCGGTAACCACATCGGTGGCCACGGCGCGGTAGGGGATGGGTAACTGATCGAAGTCGCGGGTCGCGCTGCGATGCACCATCAGGCTTTCCAGCAGCAGCGCCAGGTTCTGCCCCTGGATGACCCCCAGGGGCAGTCCGAGGCTGCCATCATCGCGGAAGCTGAGCTTCTGCTTGACCAGGAAATCGCGGTCGTCCTGCTTGCGGCGAAAGGGTATGTCCTCACGTGGCGGCGAGTCCGACAGGGCCTGTTGCCAGTCCAGTTCCAGGGCCAGGCGCTCCAGTTCCGCCACCGAATAGCCGGCCGCGTACAGACCGCCGACGATGGCGCCCATGCTGGTGCCGGCGATGGCGTCGATGCGCAGACCCTGTTCCTCCAGGGCCTTGAGCACGCCGATATGTGCCAGGCCGCGGGCGGCGCCACCAGAGAGCACCAGGCCGACGCGCTCGCTGGCGATGGTGGGCAGGCTGGACAGGGCGAGCAGGCAGATCAGCGAACAGAGCAGGCGGCGCATGGCGGTTTCCGGCAGGGGCAGGACGAAAGGCGGCTATTATAGGCGCCACGCCCCAGTCCAGAGCCCTAGCCATGCCTGATCAGAAGCCCGAAATCGTCATCACGTATTGCACTCAATGCCAATGGTTGCTGCGCGCTGCCTGGCTGGCCCAGGAGCTGCTCAGCACCTTCGCCGACGAGCTGGGCAAGGTCAGCCTGGAGCCGGGCACCGGCGGCGTGTTTCGCATTCTCTGCGATGGCGTGCAGGTCTGGGAGCGCAAGGCTGATGGTGGCTTCCCGGAGGCCAAGGTGCTCAAGCAGCGCGTGCGCGACCAGATCGACCCGTCCCGCGACCTCGGCCATAACGACAGGTAGGGTGCGCTGTGCGCACCATGGCCTCTCGGGCGCATAGACCGGAGGCGCCCCTCACCCTCAACGCGCCATACGCGCCGACACGAAGATCGCACCGACGATCAGCACGCCGCCGGCCAGCATGCGCAGGGTCGGTTGTTCGCTGAACAGCCACCAGGCGAAGAGGATGCCGTAGACCGGCTCCAGGGCGAAGATCACCGCCGTGGTGCGCGCCTTGAGCACACGCAGGCTGGCGACGAACAGGCTGTGGGCCAGGCCCGTGCAGAAGATCCCGAGCATCGCCAGCCACAGCCAGTCCATCGGTCGCACGCTGGGCAGCAGCGGCCAGGCCAGCGGCATGAAGCAGACGAACACCGTGAGGTTCTGATACAGCGCCGCCTGTACCGGGTCGAGGCCGCGCGTACTGGCGCGGTTGAGCAGTGACAGCAGGGCGAACAGGAAGCCGGATAGGACCGCCCACAGCAGCCCGCCGGTGGCGGTGCTGGCAAGACTGAATTCCGGGGTGACCAGCACCAGCCCCAGGCAGACCACGCCGACCATGGCGAACTCCATGGGACGCGTTCGCTCGCGAAACAGCAGCCCTTCCAGCAATACGGTGAACGCCGGGAAGCTGGCGAAGCCGAGGGTGGCGATGGCCACGCCGGCGACCTTGACCGCTTCGAAGAAGGTCACCCAGTGCGCGCCCAGGAGCAGCCCGCCGATGGCCAGCAGGGCGACCTGGCGCAGGTTCGGGCGTAGCGCGTTGCGATTGCGCCAGAGCACGGCCGTCAGGCCCAGGGCGAGGATGGCGAATAGCGCCCGGCCGCCGGCGATCATGTTCGGGGTGGTGGCTGCCAGCTTGCCGAAGATGCCCGACAGACCGAACAGCAGGGCACCGAGGTGAATTGCCAGCAGGGCATTACGTTCCTTCATGCCAGGCGCGCCCCGTTGGGCAGCGGCCTGTCGAAACCGGCGAGCACGACGCGCTGTTCGCTGTCGTAGACCCCCGTCACCAGGATTTCCGAACGTACGCCGGCGATGCGCTTGGGCGCGAAATTACACACGCACAGCACCTGGCGGCCCGGCAGTTCGTCGCAGCTGTAGTGAGCGGTGAGCTGGGCGCTGGAGGTCTTGAGGCCCAGCTCGCCCAGGTCCACCTCCAGCACGTAGGCCGGCTTCACGGCCTTCTCATTGGGGCGAGCGCTGCGAATGGTGCCGACGCGCAGCTCCACCTTCTCGAAATCCTGCCATTCGATGGTTTGCATGGGATGCTCCTTGTTGATGCGGCGCAGTCTAGGTGCCGCAGACCCGAGCTGTCTGTCGCGGGAGTGATGAGTTTTGTCGCAAGGCTCTCGGCAGCGCGCAGGGTGCGCCGCGCGCACCAAGGCCAACCGATCGTTCCGGTGCGCGCCCATGCCTCCAGGACTACCTTCGGTGCGCACGGCGCACCCTACACAGGAGTCGGAGGCGCCGATAGGCAACTAGCGGCCGCGGCGCAACTGTCGCGGGGTCATGCCCAGGTGGCGGGAGAGGGCGGCGGTAAAGGCGCTCTGCGAGGCGTAGCCGACCCGCGCCGCCACCTCGCCGACGGGCAGGTCACTGTCCAGCAGCAGGCGTTCGGCCAGGCGCAGGCGCTGCAGGCGCAGATGCTCCATGGGCGTGCGCCCGGTCTCGGCGAGAAAGCGCGCGTGAAAGCGCGCCACCGAAAGGCCGGCCAGACGGGCCAGGTCGGCGACCTGCAGTGGGCGCGCGGCATGCTGCTCGATATAGCTGTCCAGCGCCGCCAGCGGCAGGCCGCCGGGCTGCACGTGCTGCCCGCCACAGGCCAGGCTGCCGAGCAGCAGCGCCGCGCCCTGGTTGGCGATCACCGGGTCGTTGATCGGGCTGCTGGCGAGCCAGCTGAGCAGCTGGCCCTGCACGGGATCGAGTTGCATCGCCCGTGGCTTGTCCAGCAGGCGCTGGATACTGTCGGCATGGTGGCCGAGTTGCCGTTCGAGCCAGTCGTTGGCCGGCAGGTCCAGCACCAGGCACTGACTGCCGCGCGGGCTGCCGCAGGCATGGCGAGCCTCGGCCGGTACCACGGCCAGCTGGTGGCGCAGTACTCGGCTGCCCTGATCGGCCACCTCGAACTGCAGCTCGCCGGCCAGGCCGAACACCAGCTGGGCGTGGTCGTGGCTATGGCAGAGCACTTCGTGGCTGTAATGACGCAACGACAGGATCGGGGGCATGGCGGCTTCCTCGGCAACCGTCGCAGTGTACCGTCTGGCCAGGGTTCCGCGCTGCGTCATCGAATCGTCGTTGCATTGTCACAAGCCTTTCACCGCTACGCCTCAAGCTCGTCTAAACCCAGCCGGAGGCCGCCCATGACCAGCGCCCAGCTCGCCAAGCCCACCCGCAAGCAACGTGTCCGCACCCTGTGGATCTCCGACGTGCACCTCGGCACCCGCGACTGTCAGGCCGAGCACCTGGCGGCCTTCCTCAAGCGCTATCACGCCGACCGCATCTACCTGGTGGGTGACATCATCGACGGCTGGAAGCTGCGCGGCGGCATCTACTGGCCGCAGGCGCACACTAACGTGATCCGCCGTCTGCTGACCATGAGCAAGCGCGGCACCGAGGTGATCTACGTCACCGGCAACCACGACGAGTTCCTGCGCCGCTATTCCAGCCTGATGCTGGGCAACATCCAGCTGGTCGACGAGGCCGAGCACGTCACCGTCGACGGCCGCCGCCTGCTGGTGATCCATGGCGACCAGTTCGACGTGATCACCCGCTACCACCGCTGGCTGGCCTTTCTCGGCGACTCGGCCTACGAATTCACCCTGACCCTCAACCGCTGGCTCAACCACTGGCGCAGCCGCTGGGGCTATGGCTACTGGTCGCTGTCGGCCTACCTCAAGCACAAGGTCAAGACCGCGGTGAACTTCATCAGCGACTTCGAGGAGGCCATCGCCCACGAATGCGTCAAGCGCGGCCTGCAGGGCGTCGTGTGCGGTCACATCCACCACGCCGAGATCCGCCAGGTCGGCGGGGTGGAGTACATGAACTGCGGCGACTGGGTGGAGTCCTGCACGGCGCTGATCGAGCACTGGGACGGGCAGATCGAGCTGTATCGCCTGGCCGAGGCGCAGGCGCGCCTGGTCGGTGAGGAACAGGCCGCTGCCGTGCTCGAGACCGGCGCATGAGGATACTGATCGTCTCCGACGCCTGGTCGCCGCAGGTCAATGGCGTGGTCACCAGCCTGGCTGCCCTGGTGCGCGAGCTGCGCGGCCTGGGTCATCAGGTCAAGCTGCTGTCGCCGGCGGATTTTCGTTCAGTGCCCTGTCCGACCTATGCGGAGATCCCGCTAGTGTGGGATCTGTGGCGGGTCGGCGCGGCGATTCGCGACTTTCGCCCCGACTGCGTGCATCTCGCGACCGAAGGGCCGCTGGGCTGGGCGGCGCGCAACTGGTTGAACAAGCGCGGCCTGGCGTTCTCCAGCGCCATCCATACCCGCTTTCCCGAGTACGTCAGCACACGCTGGCCGTGGATCGCACCGCGCTGGGGCTACGCCTACCTGCGGGCCTTCCACCGCACCAGTCAGGCGGTACTGGTAACCACCGAGCGCCTGCGCGAGGAGTTCGCCGGCTGGCACCTGCAACGCCTGCAGCTGTGGCGCAAGGGGGTCGATACCACCTTGTTTCGTCCCGAGCAAAGCCGCCCACGGCCGCCGCATCCGGTGTTTCTCTACGTCGGGCGTATCGCCCCGGAGAAGAACCTCGAGGCCTTTCTCGATCTGCAGCTGCCCGGCGAGAAGCGTGTGGTCGGTGATGGTCCGCAGCGCGAGGCGCTGCAGCTGCGCTATCGGCAGGTACGCTTTCTCGGTTATCGCCATGGCCAGGCGTTGGTCGAGGCCTATCAGGATGCGTCGGTACTGGTTTTCCCCTCGCGCACCGATACCTATGGTCTGGTGATGCTCGAGGCGCTGGCCTGCGGCACGCCGGTGGCGGCCTTCCCGGTGGCCGGGCCGCTGGATGTGCTGCAACAGGGCGTCAGTGGGGTGCTGGATGACGATCTGGGCGCGGCCTGCCTGGCGGCGCTGGAACTGGATCGGGCGCGCTGCGCCGAGCTGGCGGCTGCGCAGTCCTGGCGGGCTTCGGCGCTGGAGTTCCTGGCCCTGCAGCCGCTGATCGACGGCGAGCCGGCGGCGCTGGGCGAGGCGTTGGTGGACAGTCGGTAGCGGGTTTTCCCTGTGTGCACGGCGCATCCTGCGCGAGCGTGCTCCGCGCGAACCTTACAGAATGACCTTGTCGCGCAGCTTCTCGGCGGCCTGGTTGAGCGCCTGGATCACCCGTTCCTTGTCGAAGTTCTGGATGCCGTTGGTGTCCAGATACATGGAGAAGCCCGGCAGCTCGTGCTCGACGTAGCTGGAGGTGGCGCCCAGGTCGCGGCGGAAGTCCACCACCTGGTAGATCTGCACCGGACGGGTGAAGCCCTTGACGGTGATCTGGCCCTTGTCGCGGCACATGATCACGTCCTTGACCAGCGAATAGGTCTCGTGGGAGATGAGGATCTCGCCGGCCTCGGCGGCGCTTTCCAGGCGGCTGGCGAGGTTCACGTCGCGGCCGATGATGGTGTAGTCCATGCGCGTGTCGGCGCCGAAGTTGCCCACGGTGCAGTAGCCGGTGTTGAGGCCCATGCGGATTTCCAGCGGCTTGGTGATGCCCTGGGCGCGCCACTGCTGGCGCAGCACCTTCATGTGCTTGCGCATGGCGATGGCCATGGAAACCGCGGCCACCGCATCCTTCTTGGCGCCCTGGCTGGAGGGGTCGCCGAAGAACACCATGACGCTGTCGCCGATGAACTTGTCGATGGTGCCGCCATACTTCAGGCAGATCTTCGACATCTCGTTGAGGTAGGTGTTGAGTAGATCGGTCAGGGCCTCGGCTTCCAGCTCCTCCGACAGCTCGGTGAAGCCCTTGATGTCGGAGAAGAACACCGTCAGCTTCTTGCGCTGGGTTTCCAGACGCACGCTCTTCTTGCCGGTGAAGATCGACTCCCACACCTGCGGCGACAGGTACTTGGCCAGGTTGCGCGCCAGTCGCGCGGCCTTTTCCTGCTCGCGCTTGATCTCGCTGCGTACCTGGGCCAGGCGCAGGCCCTGCTGGTTGACGAAGTAGGC
Coding sequences:
- a CDS encoding GGDEF domain-containing protein, with amino-acid sequence MRTYHAWLDDVRPSPYADQLSLGFRWLRFSRVLEREYRTHLLDESFELKRIALSTAMVIWLALAALDLMLVQPPHLGWILAVRVLVLVILVGCGGLILQRRYIRLLLPLSMACILALGIGAAVIVGIAHDADPSYPYEGLLLVSMAAYFLVGLRLSEALGCALAVLLAYIGAEWLAGLPLPRLINNVLFLLFGNLIGAVGCYLLEYKSREYFLISRLMRLLADRDSLTGLHNRRSFNRQFERLWRQAQRDGQSLALLLCDIDHFKAYNDHYGHQAGDTALQRVGALIEQAARRPLDMGVRLGGEEFALLLFDIGPDEARQRAEALRQALEAAGIPHQSSDSAAVLTMSIGVACLSPGTEGELSQIYEQADRALYEAKAFGRNQVAA
- a CDS encoding MarR family transcriptional regulator gives rise to the protein MSYPDQHRFAMQVAQLSRAWRSELDRRLVGLGLSQARWLVLLHLARFTEMPTQRELAQSVGVEGPTLARLLDSLETQGLVTRVAVPEDRRAKKIALQPKAQPLIEKIEAISTQLRQEVFAGIDEEDLRRCQQVHARVLGNLLK
- a CDS encoding FimV/HubP family polar landmark protein, translating into MARVRQLMLGLASGSALYSGMAPALGLGEITLHSALNQPFEAEIELLEVGDLGAQDLRVGLAPAEVFSRSGVERFYFLNDLRFTPLLRGTRSVIRVVSSRPVREPYLNFIVEVARPGGQLLREYTVLLDPPGSSAYTAVAASNAAAPTQSSSAAAPAAAPVRSVTAPSAAQGHRHQVVRGDSLWSIAARLREQGSTLSQQALMEGILALNPSAFAGGDPSRLQAGAQLLLPDAARASAAAPVAAQAPAAAEPVVEPASAPLAAQESTPEQTESLQQLLERQRQVDLELANQAAENLQLQQGLAQLQLQLQQLQEQLVQKDAQLAELTQQSSAAAPAQPPAVVTEPVSQPAAAERSGFSLLLAGGVALLLLLLGAMLWAARRRDKAGPVVQVQPKAQRQAPAPQARAAAVATPESESEPEPVAVVAPVARPAPAVQRAPGPVDPLEAANVYIAYGRINEARGELSKALTLEPQRSDLRFRLLEVLAQLGDGAGFAREEAVLRAEGFDEARIDALKARHPGLHHAEPFQASEPEVQQPLAQAQPVAEPDFQLNLDDLSLDADWDLVSPFPAARSKPKAAAQPEFDPSFSSNLQELPEVFEMPDEGGGLSAFGEMEMVLTDEALDDNFLDAFAGEADATAALQGDIDQLAGNPQHMAKLNQALAYIQQGDLATACDILNEVIDQGDDEQKRAARQLLAEIA
- a CDS encoding patatin-like phospholipase family protein, whose amino-acid sequence is MRRLLCSLICLLALSSLPTIASERVGLVLSGGAARGLAHIGVLKALEEQGLRIDAIAGTSMGAIVGGLYAAGYSVAELERLALELDWQQALSDSPPREDIPFRRKQDDRDFLVKQKLSFRDDGSLGLPLGVIQGQNLALLLESLMVHRSATRDFDQLPIPYRAVATDVVTGEQVIMRTGHLPQVMRASMSIPAVFAPVELDGRLLVDGGMVNNVPIDVARQMGVDRVIVVDLGMPLKPAKDLLTVVDVMNQSINLMMRKNSEAQLGTLETDDVLIQPPLAGFGVADFDRAEQMIEAGYRATQIQAERLARLQSSTAGSPALAMARSREQRTPVIREIRVENDSKVGDAVIRRHIRQPLDEPLDVERLQKDMGTLYGLDYFERVQYRVAPLDERGSALVIDARGKRTGTDYLRLGLNLSDDMRGDSTFNIGASYRVNGINELGAEWLTRLQLGDRQELYSEFYQPLDAGSRYFAAPYLFGEAQNIEAIVDNDPIAEYRLERYGYGLNLGRQIANNGEIRFGIGQAWGEADVRVGERDLPSFSFSEGYYELKYSFDTLDNLDFPRRGEDIGLLLRQYDSGLGADDEYRQWQLELSKVFSVEANTWVLGGRYGRTLDEADVVTSGFVLGGAQELSGFRQDALSGQNVALARMVYYRRLTQRSLLPLDFPLYLGMSLERGRAWNNDNAFDSGYINAASIFLGLDTPLGPLNFSYGFNDEREKALYLNLGKSF
- a CDS encoding SelT/SelW/SelH family protein codes for the protein MPDQKPEIVITYCTQCQWLLRAAWLAQELLSTFADELGKVSLEPGTGGVFRILCDGVQVWERKADGGFPEAKVLKQRVRDQIDPSRDLGHNDR
- a CDS encoding DMT family transporter codes for the protein MKERNALLAIHLGALLFGLSGIFGKLAATTPNMIAGGRALFAILALGLTAVLWRNRNALRPNLRQVALLAIGGLLLGAHWVTFFEAVKVAGVAIATLGFASFPAFTVLLEGLLFRERTRPMEFAMVGVVCLGLVLVTPEFSLASTATGGLLWAVLSGFLFALLSLLNRASTRGLDPVQAALYQNLTVFVCFMPLAWPLLPSVRPMDWLWLAMLGIFCTGLAHSLFVASLRVLKARTTAVIFALEPVYGILFAWWLFSEQPTLRMLAGGVLIVGAIFVSARMAR
- a CDS encoding tRNA-binding protein, producing MQTIEWQDFEKVELRVGTIRSARPNEKAVKPAYVLEVDLGELGLKTSSAQLTAHYSCDELPGRQVLCVCNFAPKRIAGVRSEILVTGVYDSEQRVVLAGFDRPLPNGARLA
- a CDS encoding AraC family transcriptional regulator encodes the protein MPPILSLRHYSHEVLCHSHDHAQLVFGLAGELQFEVADQGSRVLRHQLAVVPAEARHACGSPRGSQCLVLDLPANDWLERQLGHHADSIQRLLDKPRAMQLDPVQGQLLSWLASSPINDPVIANQGAALLLGSLACGGQHVQPGGLPLAALDSYIEQHAARPLQVADLARLAGLSVARFHARFLAETGRTPMEHLRLQRLRLAERLLLDSDLPVGEVAARVGYASQSAFTAALSRHLGMTPRQLRRGR
- a CDS encoding UDP-2,3-diacylglucosamine diphosphatase; the protein is MTSAQLAKPTRKQRVRTLWISDVHLGTRDCQAEHLAAFLKRYHADRIYLVGDIIDGWKLRGGIYWPQAHTNVIRRLLTMSKRGTEVIYVTGNHDEFLRRYSSLMLGNIQLVDEAEHVTVDGRRLLVIHGDQFDVITRYHRWLAFLGDSAYEFTLTLNRWLNHWRSRWGYGYWSLSAYLKHKVKTAVNFISDFEEAIAHECVKRGLQGVVCGHIHHAEIRQVGGVEYMNCGDWVESCTALIEHWDGQIELYRLAEAQARLVGEEQAAAVLETGA
- a CDS encoding glycosyltransferase family 4 protein, with translation MRILIVSDAWSPQVNGVVTSLAALVRELRGLGHQVKLLSPADFRSVPCPTYAEIPLVWDLWRVGAAIRDFRPDCVHLATEGPLGWAARNWLNKRGLAFSSAIHTRFPEYVSTRWPWIAPRWGYAYLRAFHRTSQAVLVTTERLREEFAGWHLQRLQLWRKGVDTTLFRPEQSRPRPPHPVFLYVGRIAPEKNLEAFLDLQLPGEKRVVGDGPQREALQLRYRQVRFLGYRHGQALVEAYQDASVLVFPSRTDTYGLVMLEALACGTPVAAFPVAGPLDVLQQGVSGVLDDDLGAACLAALELDRARCAELAAAQSWRASALEFLALQPLIDGEPAALGEALVDSR